One Danio rerio strain Tuebingen ecotype United States chromosome 9, GRCz12tu, whole genome shotgun sequence genomic region harbors:
- the LOC137496479 gene encoding uncharacterized protein isoform X5, with protein MSRQQKKGPMKPVSVEQEEEQGRPAEEEMEHKDKDEMASREPTLADLTSLFSAHMAKMDSREAVRKQEHIDQERRFKALQHQFSLLQMEVQARTSPTSDACHIDTHSLDVHGAQADTDNQQFTSPNVFHSNADLNDDRFPPPRFREPRLEKLADSDDIEHFLITFERIATACRWPKADWAFHLIPLLTGRARAAYVQMDLDDSTEYDKVKAAILVKYDINAETYRLRFRSLTVLPSEAPKELYTRLKDLYGKWIKPKGKTTEEVGEIIILEQYLRMLSPELQVWIRERDPTTAAEAAALADVFVAARGKNQSWGRKTSSEARRPPFPQFQPKSMAGLGKTPKGGSPEMKPAMTLRRPVVCYLCGQEGHTKPVCPRNVVKPTNLCYVPRGGEDKAQKLNSLLHAITVKVNGKEFPALIDTGSDQTLVSRKVVAPSSVNASNKLSICCVHGDERLVPTADLYLAVNNQPYLLEVGVVDNLPYPVVLGRDLPVLLDLIQPMSQCNMVLTRAKAKQQDEPAQTLSMLPFYNADLETSPPKPKTTRRQRRHAKLQYNASRLPAENILYRQIGSGKQLIVPKEAREIVLHLSHSIPWAGHLGVRKTIERIKKYFYWPGLKADVVQYCKSCPECQLVSLHHPPRVPLQPLPLISTPFERLGMDIVGPVEKSSLGNRFLLVITDYATRSTSCWVLRVCAPLHTIRRLMGSLSGLIKR; from the exons ATGAGCCGTCAGCAAAAGAAGGGGCCCATGAAGCCAGTTTCTGTGGAGCAAGAGGAGGAGCAAGGAAGGCCTGCAGAGGAGGAAATGGAGCACAAGGATAAAGATGAGATGGCAAGTAGAGAGCCAACTTTGGCTGATTTAACAAGTTTGTTTAGTGCGCATATGGCAAAAATGGATTCCAGGGAGGCGGTCAGAAAGCAGGAGCACATAGATCAAGAACGACGGTTTAAAGCATTACAACATCAGTTCAGTTTATTACAAATGGAAGTTCAGGCCCGCACCTCACCTACATCTGATGCCTGCCACATTGATACACATTCTCTAGATGTGCATGGTGCTCAAGCAGATACTGATAATCAGCAGTTTACCTCCCCAAATGTCTTCCACTCAAATGCTGACCTTAATGATGATCGCTTCCCACCACCAAGATTTCGGGAACCTCGATTAGAGAAGTTGGCTGATTCTGATGATATCGAGCACTTCTTAATAACTTTTGAACGAATCGCTACAGCCTGTCGCTGGCCTAAAGCTGACTGGGCATTTCATTTGATCCCTCTATTAACTGGCAGGGCAAGAGCTGCATATGTCCAAATGGACCTGGATGACTCTACCGAGTATGATAAGGTTAAAGCTGCCATCTTGGTGAAGTATGACATAAATGCTGAAACTTATAGGCTGAGATTTCGTTCCCTCACTGTTCTCCCTTCTGAGGCTCCCAAGGAGTTGTATACCAGACTTAAAGACCTGTATGGAAAGTGGATTAAGCCCAAAGGAAAAACTACTGAAGAGGTAggagaaataattattttagaaCAATATCTGCGAATGCTTTCTCCTGAACTTCAGGTCTGGATAAGGGAGCGTGACCCCACGACAGCAGCAGAGGCTGCTGCCTTAGCGGATGTCTTTGTGGCAGCAAGGGGGAAGAATCAGTCCTGGGGTAGGAAAACAAGCAGTGAGGCACGAAGACCACCCTTTCCTCAATTTCAACCAAAATCCATGGCTGGATTGGGTAAGACTCCTAAGGGAGGTTCCCCAGAAATGAAACCTGCTATGACTCTGAGAAGACCAGTGGTCTGCTATCTCTGTGGACAAGAGGGGCACACAAAACCTGTTTGTCCAAGGAATGTAGTTAAACCGACTAATCTGTGTTATGTTCCTAGAGGTGGGGAGGATAAAGCCCAGAAGCTGAATTCCTTGCTGCATGCCATCACTGTGAAAGTGAATGGTAAAGAGTTTCCTGCCCTGATTGATACTGGGAGTGACCAGACACTGGTGAGTCGGAAGGTTGTGGCTCCATCTTCAGTTAATGCAAGTAATAAGCTTTCCATTTGCTGTGTTCACGGTGATGAGAGATTGGTGCCTACTGCAGATCTATATCTGGCTGTTAACAACCAACCCTACTTGCTAGAGGTGGGGGTAGTGGATAATCTTCCCTATCCTGTAGTGTTAGGACGAGATTTGCCAGTGCTTTTGGATCTTATCCAGCCCATGTCACAGTGCAATATGGTACTTACTAGAGCCAAGGCAAAACAACAAGATGAACCAGCACAAACTCTGTCAATGTTGCCATTTTATAATGCTGATCTAGAAACCAGTCCTCCAAAACCCAAGACGACTAGACGACAAAGGAGACATGCAAAGTTGCAATATAATGCCTCTCGTCTGCCTGCAG AGAACATACTCTACCGTCAGATTGGATCAGGGAAACAGCTGATTGTTCCAAAGGAGGCTCGGGAAATTGTTCTTCACTTGAGCCACTCAATCCCATGGGCTGGCCACCTAGGGGTAAGGAAAACCATAGAACGGATCAAGAAGTATTTCTACTGGCCTGGTCTAAAGGCTGATGTTGTTCAGTATTGCAAGAGCTGCCCTGAGTGTCAACTGGTATCTCTCCATCATCCACCTCGAGTACCACTACAGCCACTTCCTTTGATTAGTACTCCGTTTGAAAGACTGGGCATGGATATTGTTGGCCCAGTAGAAAAAAGCAGCTTGGGTAATCGATTTCTGCTGGTTATCACAGATTATGCTACAAG GTCTACCAGTTGCTGGGTATTAAGAGTCTGCGCACCACTCCATACCATCCGCAGACTGATGGGCTCACTGAGCGGTTTAATCAAACGTTGA
- the LOC137496479 gene encoding retrovirus-related Pol polyprotein from transposon 297 isoform X3: protein MSQCNMVLTRAKAKQQDEPAQTLSMLPFYNADLETSPPKPKTTRRQRRHAKLQYNASRLPAENILYRQIGSGKQLIVPKEAREIVLHLSHSIPWAGHLGVRKTIERIKKYFYWPGLKADVVQYCKSCPECQLVSLHHPPRVPLQPLPLISTPFERLGMDIVGPVEKSSLGNRFLLVITDYATRYPEVFPLKSMKAKNVATCLIQFCSRVGLPREILTDQGTNFMSTLLKQVYQLLGIKSLRTTPYHPQTDGLTERFNQTLKQMLRKFVDETGKNWDQWLPYILFAYREVPQASTGFSPFELLYGHEVRGPLTLLKEMWEGIKGDREPSNVVAYVLQMRERLEKMRALARTHMAEAQKHQRTWYDQRAREREFVSGEKVLVMLPSKENKLLAKWQGPFNIKSRLGPTTYEVATPGQEHASRILHVNLLKKWVPRSEQVLLVCRVQGDEECEDQYLPQPTSADIRLDHLPEKQRRQVSTLCNPQIFSELPGHTSLIQHDVILKPDVAVRRMSYRIPEKLQEALKEEVDFMLSLGIIEPSQSEWCHPVVLVPKKDGNIRFCIDFRYLNSVSQFDCYPTPRIDSLIDRLGKAVYLTTLDLSKGYWQIPLTERARPLTAFRTPWGLFQFRFLPFGLHGAPATFQRLMDQVLQGLTFAAAYLDDIIIYSTTWEEHMQHLHEVFQRLQRAGLTANPAKCAIARKEAEYLGFVIGNGVVRPQIKKIQALEECPLPQTRKELRSFLGMAGFYNRFIPNFSSRAATLTDMVGVRCPNQCQWTEERIAAFKDIQTALTTNTVLYNPDFTKEFIVQTDASERGLGAVLLQGSPGERRPVVFISRKLFPRETRYSTIEKECLAVKWALDSLRYYLLGREFILETDHKALQWLERMRDTNGRITRWYLAMQPFRFKVHHVPGKANVTADYLSRCASETPEGRGCVMTCHMATQD, encoded by the exons ATGTCACAGTGCAATATGGTACTTACTAGAGCCAAGGCAAAACAACAAGATGAACCAGCACAAACTCTGTCAATGTTGCCATTTTATAATGCTGATCTAGAAACCAGTCCTCCAAAACCCAAGACGACTAGACGACAAAGGAGACATGCAAAGTTGCAATATAATGCCTCTCGTCTGCCTGCAG AGAACATACTCTACCGTCAGATTGGATCAGGGAAACAGCTGATTGTTCCAAAGGAGGCTCGGGAAATTGTTCTTCACTTGAGCCACTCAATCCCATGGGCTGGCCACCTAGGGGTAAGGAAAACCATAGAACGGATCAAGAAGTATTTCTACTGGCCTGGTCTAAAGGCTGATGTTGTTCAGTATTGCAAGAGCTGCCCTGAGTGTCAACTGGTATCTCTCCATCATCCACCTCGAGTACCACTACAGCCACTTCCTTTGATTAGTACTCCGTTTGAAAGACTGGGCATGGATATTGTTGGCCCAGTAGAAAAAAGCAGCTTGGGTAATCGATTTCTGCTGGTTATCACAGATTATGCTACAAGGTACCCAGAGGTATTCCCTTTGAAATCTATGAAAGCAAAGAACGTGGCAACCTGTTTAATCCAGTTCTGTTCCAGAGTCGGGTTACCCCGTGAAATTCTTACTGACCAAGGGACTAACTTTATGTCTACTCTGTTGAAGCAGGTCTACCAGTTGCTGGGTATTAAGAGTCTGCGCACCACTCCATACCATCCGCAGACTGATGGGCTCACTGAGCGGTTTAATCAAACGTTGAAGCAGATGCTCAGAAAGTTTGTTGATGAGACTGGTAAGAATTGGGACCAGTGGCTTCCCTATATACTTTTTGCTTATCGGGAGGTTCCCCAAGCATCAACTGGGTTTTCTCCCTTTGAGCTTTTGTATGGGCATGAAGTTCGGGGACCTTTGACCCTACTTAAAGAGATGTGGGAAGGTATTAAAGGAGACCGGGAGCCTTCTAATGTTGTGGCTTATGTCTTGCAAATGCGGGAGCGTCTGGAGAAAATGAGAGCTTTGGCAAGAACCCATATGGCGGAGGCCCAGAAACACCAACGAACATGGTATGATCAGCGAGCACGTGAAAGAGAATTTGTGAGTGGGGAAAAGGTGTTGGTGATGTTGCCTAGCAAGGAGAACAAGCTTTTGGCCAAGTGGCAGGGCCCTTTTAATATCAAGAGCCGGCTAGGCCCTACAACTTATGAAGTGGCAACTCCAGGTCAGGAGCATGCCAGCAGAATACTGCATGTGAATCTGTTAAAAAAGTGGGTGCCCCGTTCTGAACAGGTACTGCTTGTATGCCGTGTCCAAGGAGATGAGGAGTGTGAGGATCAATATCTGCCTCAGCCAACATCTGCTGACATTAGGCTGGACCATCTGCCTGAAAAACAACGAAGACAGGTGAGCACTCTTTGCAATCCTCAAATATTTTCTGAGTTGCCGGGTCACACCTCTCTGATCCAACATGATGTGATCCTGAAACCTGATGTTGCTGTTAGACGTATGAGTTACAGAATACCTGAGAAATTGCAAGAGGCCTTGAAGGAGGAAGTGGACTTTATGCTGAGCCTAGGGATCATAGAACCTTCCCAGAGTGAGTGGTGCCATCCAGTGGTCCTGGTTccaaaaaaagatggaaacataCGATTTTGCATTGATTTCCGGTACTTGAATTCTGTATCACAGTTTGATTGCTATCCTACTCCCCGTATTGATTCATTAATAGATCGATTGGGCAAAGCAGTATACCTGACCACACTGGATCTTTCTAAAGGATACTGGCAAATACCTTTGACTGAACGGGCCCGGCCTTTGACAGCATTTAGGACACCATGGGGCCTATTCCAGTTCCGATTTCTTCCCTTTGGCCTGCATGGGGCACCGGCAACATTTCAGAGGCTTATGGACCAGGTATTGCAAGGGTTAACGTTTGCTGCAGCTTATCTTGATGATATTATAATTTACAGTACAACCTGGGAGGAGCACATGCAACATCTCCATGAAGTCTTCCAACGGCTCCAAAGAGCTGGTCTGACTGCTAATCCTGCGAAGTGTGCCATAGCCCGGAAAGAGGCAGAATACCTGGGCTTTGTCATTGGCAATGGAGTGGTGCGACCACAGATTAAGAAGATTCAGGCACTGGAAGAATGTCCTTTACCACAGACACGTAAGGAATTAAGATCATTTCTTGGAATGGCAGGCTTCTATAACCGCTTTATTCCTAACTTCTCCAGTAGAGCTGCTACCCTGACTGACATGGTGGGTGTCCGGTGCCCGAATCAATGCCAATGGACTGAAGAGAGGATCGCTGCATTTAAAGACATACAGACTGCATTGACAACCAACACTGTTCTGTATAATCCAGACTTCACCAAAGAATTTATTGTGCAGACAGACGCCTCTGAAAGAGGTTTAGGAGCAGTACTGTTACAGGGATCCCCAGGTGAGCGACGACCTGTAGTCTTCATTAGCCGCAAACTCTTTCCAAGAGAAACCCGTTATTCCACAATTGAGAAGGAATGTTTGGCGGTGAAATGGGCCTTAGACTCCTTGAGATATTATTTGCTTGGAAGAGAATTCATACTGGAAACAGACCACAAAGCACTCCAATGGCTGGAAAGAATGAGAGATACTAATGGGCGAATCACGAGGTGGTACCTGGCCATGCAACCATTCCGATTTAAGGTCCACCACGTTCCTGGCAAGGCAAATGTAACTGCAGACTATCTTTCCCGCTGTGCCAGCGAGACGCCCGAAGGGAGGGGGTGTGTGATGACCTGTCATATGGCCACACAAGACTGA